Within the bacterium genome, the region TCGGCGGTTTCCTGTATTTCAATCGAACGCAAACGTCTTCATATGAAACGGTTGCCGTAAAGCGCGGTACCCTTACCCAAGAAGTCAGCGTCACGGGAACCGTAACACCAGTCAAAAGTGCTGTGCTTGCATTCGAAAAGGGTGGCAAAATAAAAGGAATTTATGTTGATGTCGGGCAAAGGGTTGTGGCAGGACAAGTCCTCGCGGAAACAGACAACGCTGAATTGAAGGCGGGAATTCTGGATGCCGAAGCAAACCTTGCCGCCGAAAACGCGAAACTTGCCGAATTCAAGCGTGGAAGCCGTCCCGAAGAACTTCAGGTTTCAGAAACAAAAGTTGCCAATGCAAAAATATCCCAAATGGACGCAGACCAAAATCTGCGAGACAAAATCGGGGATGCATACACAAAAGCAGATGACGCAGTACGCAATCAAGTTGATCAATTTATGAGTAATCCGCGTACATCGACACCACAGCTTAATTTTGTTGTAGCAGACGAACAACTTCGTATCAATATTGTAGAGAAGCGATATGTCATTGAACTCTTATTTCTCCCATGGCAAAAAGATATTTCTCTCCTGGGAAATACCCTAGCCCCGAAACAGTCAGGAAAACTTGCCCAGGAAAATCTTGCAACCATTAAGGGGTTTCTCGACAAAGTAGCACTTGCAGTAAACGCAATCACTCCATCGGGAACACTTTCGCAAACGACTATTGATAATTACAAGGGGAGTATCACTACAGCGCGTTCAAATATCAATACAGCGATTGTAAATCTCACTGCGGCCGAAGAGAAATTCCGCACAGCGGATGGAACACTTCTTCTGGCACAAAACGAGCTTACTCTCAAGCAAGCAGGAACA harbors:
- a CDS encoding efflux RND transporter periplasmic adaptor subunit yields the protein MQFPSFLTRSKIIIIVAVAVIGVGGFLYFNRTQTSSYETVAVKRGTLTQEVSVTGTVTPVKSAVLAFEKGGKIKGIYVDVGQRVVAGQVLAETDNAELKAGILDAEANLAAENAKLAEFKRGSRPEELQVSETKVANAKISQMDADQNLRDKIGDAYTKADDAVRNQVDQFMSNPRTSTPQLNFVVADEQLRINIVEKRYVIELLFLPWQKDISLLGNTLAPKQSGKLAQENLATIKGFLDKVALAVNAITPSGTLSQTTIDNYKGSITTARSNINTAIVNLTAAEEKFRTADGTLLLAQNELTLKQAGTNEEQIAGQEARVKQAEAKVETAHAQFEKTILRSPISGVITKKDTRVGEIISGNGSVLSVITDQNLELDVNIPETDIAKIKIGNTATVTLDAYGDGVIFGATIGSIDPAATVIESVPTYKTTLYFIKYDSKVKSGMTANIDILTNKRENTLSVPTRAITMNGVGASVNVENSDHTIRTIPVTIGMKSSDGRTEIIDGLKEGDRVILNTQ